TATTGAAGATAATATTGATATCCGAGAGGGGACTACCGAAATATTGGAGTTGACAGGGAGGTATGATGTCATTACTGCTGAAAATGGACGTGTTGGAGTCGACCTGGCGACAAGACATATTCCTGATCTGATTCTCTGTGATATCATGATGCCTGAATTAGATGGTTATGGCGTCTTATTTATGTTAAGCAAAATTGAAAGTACGGCTAAAATTCCGTTCATTTTTCTGACCGCCAAAGCGGAACGCGCAGACATGCGCAAAGCGATGGAGATGGGAGCAGATGATTATCTGACCAAACCTTTTGATGATGTTGAATTGATGAATGCAATAGATGTTCGTCTCAAAAGACATGAGCAGCTGGCAGCAGATGTTCCGCGGGAAGATGATTTGAGTTTGAGTGCCGAAGAGCAGGTTTTATTGCTACAAGAGCTCCTGGCCAATTCACGGGTGAAGACCGTGAAGAAAAAACAGTCTATTTATGAAAAAGACGATTCGCCAACATACGTCTATTTCGTGAAATCGGGTCAGGTACGTAGCTTTAAATCGTATAAAGATGGACGCGAGCTGTCTACGGGTATTTTTATTGCAGGAAATTACTTTGGCTATGCCTCGATCTTGTTGAATGATAATTATGAAGACTACGCCGAAGCAGTTGAGCCAAGTGAAATTGTCTTGATACCAAAAGACAGTTTTCTGGAGCTGTTATGGAAAAAGCCTGCAATAGCCAGTAAATTTATTAAACTTCTTTCTGTCGATTTGCGGGAAAAGGAAGAGCAATTGCTTGGCTTTGCCTATCATTCTGTCCGTAAGCGGGTCGCCAATGCTTTGATTAGCGTTGCTGAAAAAAGTGGAATCAATATAAACGAGGTCAATGCATGTACAATTGATGTGACACGGGATGGCCTAGCTTCAATTGCAGGGACAGCCAATGAAACTGTTTCCCGTATGCTCTCCGACTTTAAAGAAGAAAAACTGATTTCAAAAGAAAAAGGTAAAATATACATCAATTCGATCAAGAATCTCCGTGACGTGAAGCAGTAGCGATCAGAAGTGAGTATTTAAAAACGATAGCTAAAAAAAGGCATGTGCAGTAGAACTGAACATGCCTTTTTTTATGAACGTGTATATTTATTTGAATCCCACTATTAAAGTGCCGATGTGTTAGCAATACACAGTTTAAAGAAATTGTTTGGTCTCATCGGTTCCAATGAACGCGTTGCACACAGTTATTGGCCAAAAAAGAACGTTCGGTTGACTTTTACAGCTGTTGGTATTTGCGAAATCATGCAAGTTTTTGTGAATTGTGATAAATATCATTTTAAGGTGTGGTGCTACATCATCTTTTTGCCCATACGCATGATTTACTTTTGTTCTTAGGATAAACCTTAATGGTTGATTGTAGAATCAGAATGAAAGTAGTAGTATATAATGTAAGGTCATTTGAAAAAGAGTTTTGGGCATTGGCAAATGCCAAACAACATGATTTGACTTTGATTTCAAATGGATTAAATGCGGAGACACAGAATTACGCGCGTGGAAAAGATGCGGTAGTTATTTCCGTAAGCGATATTTTGGACGAGAATATGCTACTTAATTTAAAAGGGTTGGGAATCAATAAAATTATGACCCGCAGTAAAGATACTGCTCATATCGATTTGGTGAAAGCCGGAGATTTAAATATTCAGATTGCCAATGCACCGTTCGAAGACCAGAGTCCCAAAGGACTGGCCGAGCAGACCGTACGGAATCTCAACTTATGGGGAATAGAAAAATGTGTTGGTAAAGCCTGTTGTTGTATAAGCGACTGCGCTAAAAAAATAAAATAAAAATGGTTACATCGCAGGTTAAAATGGAAGAATTGGTACAAAAATATAATGTTGCCGCACCGCGCTATACAAGTTACCCAACCGTTCCCTTTTGGGATAATGACGCATTTTCCAGGGTAGCTTGGACCGATCAAGTCTTTCGTACCTTTGGGCAATCGAAAGAGAAAGGAATTAGCCTGTATATCCATCTTCCTTTTTGTGAAAGCCTCTGTACGTATTGTGGCTGCAATACGCGCATTACAAAGAACCATCGTGTTGAAGAACCCTATATTGTGTCCCTTTTGAAGGAATGGGAAATGTATGTCGCTTTATTTAAAGGAGAAAGACCGTTATTGGCAGAAATACATTTGGGTGGTGGCACGCCTACCTTTTTCCATCCAGATAATTTGAAGGTACTCATTGAGGGGATCCTTAAACATGCAGACCTGGCCCCTGATCGTTCGTTCTCTTTTGAAGCTCACCCCGCCAACACAACGATCGCGCATTTACAAACCTTATTTGATTTGGGATTTCGGCGCCTGAGCCTGGGAATACAGGATTTTGATCCACTTGTACAGTTTGTGATCAACCGGCATCAAACATCGGCGGAAGTGGAAGAGGTTATGCTGAATGCGCGGAAAATCGGATTTGAGTCCATTAATTTTGACCTGATTTACGGATTGCCTAAGCAGACGCTTGCGACCGTTGCCGATACCATTCAAAAGTCGATGCTGCTCGCTCCAGACCGGATCTCTTTTTATAGCTATGCCCACGTGCCATGGATAAAACCTGGTCAACGACATTATACCGAAGCAGATCTACCGAATGGTGCGGCCAAACTTGCCCTGTATAATCTTGGGAAAAAAATGATTTTAGCCCATGGCTATGAAGATGTCGGTATGGATCATTTTGCGAAAAGAGAGGATGAGTTATTTGTGGCTTTTCAACAAGAGCGATTACATCGCAATTTTATGGGGTATGCTGATCGGTTTAGCCCCCTGTTAATCGGTATTGGCGTCTCTTCGATCAGTGATGCCTGGGGGGCTTTTGCCCAAAATGTGAAGACCGTCGAAGAATACCATAAACTTATTGACGCAGGGGTACTGCCAGTTGTAAAAGGACATATACTCAATGAGGAGGATCTTCTCGTAAGACGTTATATCCTGGATATGATGTGTAAAGGTAAGGTGCAGTTGCAGACGGGGTCGTTGTTGAATGAACAGATTATTGAAGAATTGTCCGAACTCGTTGCAGATGGTTTAGTCTCCATAACGGGCGACCTTATTCAATGTACTGCCGTTGGGCGCTCCTTTTTGAGAAATATCTGTATGGCCTTTGATCAGCGATTATTGCGTTCAAGGACGCAAAATCAATTATTTAGTCAGGCAATTTAGAACGAAGGTATGGCAGAGCTAAGGGATGAAATACAACTTGCAGAAAAATGTTTCCATTGCGGCGATAAAATTGAGGAAACGGGCTACCAGCTCGATCATCACGATTTTTGCTGTCTGGGATGCCAGACCGTTTACCAAGTACTGAACGATAGTGGTATGCAGCAATACTACCGGTATAATCAGCATCCCGGTAAATCGAATAAATCCAAGCAAGAAGATTTTTCTTATCTGGATGAACCACAAATCGCTGATAAATTAGTGGATTATAAAGATGATAAGATGACTATCATCACCTTTTATATTCCGGCTATTCACTGTAGCTCCTGCATCTGGTTGCTGGAAAATTTATATAAACTCAATCCCCATGTACTACAGTCCCGCGTGGACTTTATGAAGAAACAGGCGAGCATTACATTCAATCACAATGAGCTGCCATTGAAAGATTTGGTTTATCTTTTGGTCAATATCGGCTATGATCCTAAAATCACCTTGCAAGATGTTGTGAAGGAAGGGAATCGAAATAATCTGAATCCATTGGTCGCAAAAATTGCTGTTGCCGGTTTCTGTTTTGGAAATGCTATGCTATTCAGTTTTCCAGATTATTTTGGAATGGGGAGTTTTGAAAAGGAATATGCCAATTTTTT
The Sphingobacterium multivorum genome window above contains:
- a CDS encoding response regulator; amino-acid sequence: MRNKKTILIIEDNIDIREGTTEILELTGRYDVITAENGRVGVDLATRHIPDLILCDIMMPELDGYGVLFMLSKIESTAKIPFIFLTAKAERADMRKAMEMGADDYLTKPFDDVELMNAIDVRLKRHEQLAADVPREDDLSLSAEEQVLLLQELLANSRVKTVKKKQSIYEKDDSPTYVYFVKSGQVRSFKSYKDGRELSTGIFIAGNYFGYASILLNDNYEDYAEAVEPSEIVLIPKDSFLELLWKKPAIASKFIKLLSVDLREKEEQLLGFAYHSVRKRVANALISVAEKSGININEVNACTIDVTRDGLASIAGTANETVSRMLSDFKEEKLISKEKGKIYINSIKNLRDVKQ
- a CDS encoding lactate dehydrogenase; amino-acid sequence: MKVVVYNVRSFEKEFWALANAKQHDLTLISNGLNAETQNYARGKDAVVISVSDILDENMLLNLKGLGINKIMTRSKDTAHIDLVKAGDLNIQIANAPFEDQSPKGLAEQTVRNLNLWGIEKCVGKACCCISDCAKKIK
- the hemN gene encoding oxygen-independent coproporphyrinogen III oxidase codes for the protein MVTSQVKMEELVQKYNVAAPRYTSYPTVPFWDNDAFSRVAWTDQVFRTFGQSKEKGISLYIHLPFCESLCTYCGCNTRITKNHRVEEPYIVSLLKEWEMYVALFKGERPLLAEIHLGGGTPTFFHPDNLKVLIEGILKHADLAPDRSFSFEAHPANTTIAHLQTLFDLGFRRLSLGIQDFDPLVQFVINRHQTSAEVEEVMLNARKIGFESINFDLIYGLPKQTLATVADTIQKSMLLAPDRISFYSYAHVPWIKPGQRHYTEADLPNGAAKLALYNLGKKMILAHGYEDVGMDHFAKREDELFVAFQQERLHRNFMGYADRFSPLLIGIGVSSISDAWGAFAQNVKTVEEYHKLIDAGVLPVVKGHILNEEDLLVRRYILDMMCKGKVQLQTGSLLNEQIIEELSELVADGLVSITGDLIQCTAVGRSFLRNICMAFDQRLLRSRTQNQLFSQAI